In a single window of the Melissococcus plutonius ATCC 35311 genome:
- the murG gene encoding undecaprenyldiphospho-muramoylpentapeptide beta-N-acetylglucosaminyltransferase: protein MKVLVTGGGTGGHIYPALALIDHLKKIEPATEFLYVGSTNGLESNIVPTRGISFEQIHTQGFKRSLSIQNIKTVYLFFECIRKSKKILREFQPNIVIGTGGYVSGAVIYAAKQLKIPTIIHEQNSIPGMTNKFLSRYVDKVATCFSNVGSFFPEDKVVLTGNPRAQEVVSIKKSNILMTYQLDPYIKTVVIFGGSRGALKINQAFVEALPLFENKPYQVLYASGERYYQETIKLVKSKLTNVSIQPYIDKMAEVMANVDLIVGRAGATSIAEITALGLPAILIPSPYVTNDHQTKNAQSLVDVGAATMITDQELSKTTLIKAIDDILLDDDKKRQMAQASKKEGIPDACNRLYAVIKELVY, encoded by the coding sequence ATGAAGGTATTAGTAACTGGTGGTGGAACTGGCGGACATATCTATCCAGCTTTAGCACTAATTGATCATTTAAAAAAAATTGAACCAGCAACTGAATTTTTGTACGTAGGTTCTACAAATGGATTAGAAAGTAATATTGTTCCAACTCGTGGAATCTCATTTGAACAGATACATACACAGGGATTTAAACGGTCTTTAAGTATACAAAATATAAAAACCGTTTATTTATTTTTTGAATGTATCAGAAAATCAAAAAAGATTTTACGTGAATTTCAACCGAATATTGTTATTGGCACTGGTGGCTATGTCTCTGGTGCAGTTATCTATGCAGCAAAACAATTAAAAATCCCAACAATTATTCATGAACAAAATAGTATTCCAGGAATGACAAATAAATTTTTAAGTAGATATGTTGATAAAGTAGCTACCTGTTTTTCCAATGTTGGTTCATTTTTTCCAGAGGATAAGGTAGTTCTTACAGGTAATCCACGTGCACAAGAAGTTGTTTCAATCAAAAAATCAAATATATTAATGACCTACCAATTAGATCCCTATATCAAAACCGTAGTTATTTTTGGAGGTAGCAGGGGAGCATTAAAAATCAATCAAGCATTTGTTGAAGCTTTACCATTATTTGAAAATAAACCTTATCAAGTCTTATATGCTTCTGGCGAAAGATATTATCAAGAAACAATTAAACTTGTAAAAAGCAAGTTGACAAATGTTAGTATTCAACCGTATATTGATAAGATGGCTGAGGTGATGGCAAATGTAGATTTGATAGTAGGAAGAGCAGGAGCTACTTCTATTGCTGAAATTACTGCTTTAGGATTACCAGCTATTTTAATCCCTAGTCCATATGTAACCAATGATCATCAAACAAAGAATGCACAAAGCTTGGTTGATGTAGGTGCAGCAACAATGATTACTGATCAGGAATTGTCAAAAACGACATTAATAAAAGCCATTGATGATATTTTATTAGATGATGATAAAAAACGACAAATGGCTCAAGCCTCAAAAAAGGAAGGAATTCCTGATGCTTGTAATCGTTTATATGCGGTGATTAAAGAACTTGTTTATTGA
- a CDS encoding cell division protein FtsQ/DivIB, with amino-acid sequence MFIERGRKVISRRKKSKPVNKEYPNSSKKVEKQKLTPWQKENLDYLKKQGKEVAWKQSIIENTSMSEKSDKDESISIDDKSTSQSLLLTEKKQNTYELFVNRLPNVKKERHKRLYKRLLMIVSIFLFAILVITYFLSPLSRLSNISVKGNKNIETQQIVSQSKLKINDSLWKQFNDRKNYEKNIVQHSLRAKKATISLNGLNSFQIKIDEYKIMAIEERDNYYYPILENGKILPDKTTLSGNEKPILKNFDHSEETIKKVIGAYNQLPIESKKKIANIEYARSKVNKELLRLFMNDGNQVLINISELTKKLAYYSQVASQMNQSGVIDMEVGIFSYPFENKVQNNSNKNAIENSQPINEN; translated from the coding sequence TTGTTTATTGAAAGGGGTAGAAAAGTTATTAGTAGAAGAAAAAAATCTAAACCAGTCAATAAAGAATATCCTAATTCATCAAAAAAAGTAGAAAAACAAAAGCTCACTCCTTGGCAGAAAGAAAATCTTGATTACTTAAAAAAACAAGGAAAAGAAGTGGCCTGGAAACAATCAATAATTGAAAACACTTCTATGAGTGAAAAATCGGATAAAGATGAATCCATTAGTATTGACGATAAATCTACTTCGCAAAGTTTGTTGCTTACAGAGAAAAAACAAAACACTTATGAATTATTTGTAAATCGTTTACCAAATGTTAAAAAAGAAAGACATAAACGATTATACAAACGGCTTTTAATGATTGTTTCTATTTTTTTATTCGCTATTCTGGTGATTACTTATTTCCTTTCTCCTTTAAGTAGACTAAGTAATATAAGTGTAAAAGGAAATAAGAATATTGAGACACAGCAAATTGTGTCACAATCTAAATTAAAAATAAACGATTCTCTCTGGAAACAATTTAATGATAGAAAAAATTATGAAAAAAATATTGTCCAACACTCTCTACGTGCAAAAAAAGCGACAATTTCTTTAAATGGTCTTAATTCTTTCCAAATAAAAATAGATGAGTACAAAATTATGGCCATAGAAGAACGAGATAATTATTATTATCCAATTCTAGAAAATGGAAAAATTTTGCCGGACAAAACAACGTTGTCTGGCAATGAGAAACCAATTCTAAAGAATTTTGATCATTCAGAAGAAACTATCAAAAAAGTAATAGGGGCATATAACCAACTGCCAATTGAATCCAAAAAGAAAATTGCTAATATTGAATATGCAAGATCAAAAGTCAATAAAGAGTTACTTAGATTGTTTATGAATGATGGTAATCAAGTATTGATTAATATTTCAGAACTAACTAAAAAATTAGCTTATTATTCACAGGTAGCTAGTCAAATGAACCAATCAGGTGTAATTGATATGGAAGTTGGAATATTTTCATATCCTTTTGAAAATAAAGTTCAAAATAATAGTAATAAGAATGCAATAGAAAATTCGCAACCTATTAATGAAAATTAA